Proteins encoded by one window of Lutibacter sp. A64:
- the lgt gene encoding prolipoprotein diacylglyceryl transferase, which yields MILLQIDWNPAPEIFKIGSFAVRYYSLMFVIAFTLGLHLMKKIFINEKIPLEKLDSLFIYMVISILIGARLGHFLFYDPEFLFRKPLEVILPFQFSPTFKFTGFAGLASHGAVIGAIIAMYLYSRKVLKKPLLFILDRVVIVSAIGGAFVRLGNLMNSEIIGKPTGTDYGFVFQRLGEDFPRHPAQLYEAISYVIIFAILWFIYWKTNKKQKLGYLFGMYFALTFFARFVIEFFKEAQVEGRENWILGLNTGQVLSIPLVLMGLYFMFRTSNSK from the coding sequence ATGATATTACTTCAAATAGATTGGAATCCGGCACCAGAAATATTTAAAATTGGTTCGTTTGCAGTTCGTTATTACAGCTTAATGTTTGTTATTGCATTTACATTAGGATTGCATTTGATGAAAAAAATATTTATCAATGAAAAAATTCCACTTGAAAAATTAGATTCACTTTTTATTTATATGGTGATTTCAATTTTAATAGGAGCAAGGTTAGGGCATTTTTTGTTTTACGATCCAGAGTTTTTATTTAGAAAACCATTAGAAGTAATTTTACCATTTCAATTTTCTCCAACATTTAAGTTTACAGGTTTTGCCGGTTTGGCTAGTCACGGTGCTGTAATTGGAGCAATAATAGCAATGTATTTATATAGTAGAAAAGTACTTAAAAAACCCTTGCTATTTATATTAGATAGGGTTGTTATAGTCTCAGCAATTGGTGGTGCATTTGTAAGGCTTGGTAATTTAATGAATTCTGAAATTATTGGAAAACCTACAGGAACCGATTATGGTTTTGTTTTTCAACGTTTAGGAGAAGATTTTCCGCGTCATCCAGCGCAATTATATGAAGCAATTAGTTATGTAATAATATTCGCTATTTTGTGGTTTATATACTGGAAAACTAATAAAAAACAAAAATTAGGGTATTTATTCGGAATGTATTTTGCGTTGACGTTTTTTGCCAGATTTGTAATTGAATTTTTTAAAGAAGCTCAAGTTGAAGGTAGAGAAAATTGGATTTTAGGTTTAAATACAGGTCAAGTTTTAAGCATACCATTAGTTTTAATGGGATTGTACTTTATGTTTAGAACATCAAATTCGAAATAG
- the yidD gene encoding membrane protein insertion efficiency factor YidD, with amino-acid sequence MKSIAKILAIPFIWLVRFYQAAISPYTPSACRYTPTCSSYTLEALKVHGIFKGGWLAIKRIGSCHPWGGSGYDPVPEKPKTKEKNN; translated from the coding sequence TTGAAAAGTATAGCAAAAATATTAGCAATTCCTTTTATTTGGTTGGTGCGTTTTTACCAAGCAGCAATTTCACCGTATACGCCATCTGCTTGTAGATATACTCCAACTTGTTCTAGTTACACGCTTGAAGCTTTAAAAGTTCATGGAATTTTTAAAGGAGGTTGGTTGGCAATAAAAAGAATAGGTAGTTGCCATCCCTGGGGTGGAAGTGGCTATGATCCAGTTCCAGAAAAACCGAAAACAAAAGAAAAAAATAATTAA